Proteins from a genomic interval of Oryctolagus cuniculus chromosome 8, mOryCun1.1, whole genome shotgun sequence:
- the LOC138843393 gene encoding UDP-glucuronosyltransferase 2B13-like isoform X2 has protein sequence METTRQKHQRIGANDPVSPGGELLAELLKIPLVYSLRGFFGYMLQKHGGRLLLPPSYVPVMMSGLGSQMTFMERVQNLLCVLYFDFWFPKFNEKRWNRFYSEVLGRPVTFLELMGKADMWLIRSYWDLEFPRPLLPNFDFIGGLHCKPAKPLPQEMEDFVQSSGEEGVVVFSLGSMISNLTEERANVIASALAQLPQKVLWRFEGKKPDMLGSNTRLYKWIPQNDLLGHPKTKAFITHGGANGVFEAIYHGIPMVGLPLFGDQLDNIVYMKAKGAAVKLNLKTMSSADLLNALKTVINDPSYKENAMTLSRIHHDQPMKPLDRAVFWIEYVMRHKGAKHLRVAAHDLTWYQYHSLDVIGFLLACVAITTYLIVKCCLLVYRYVLGAGKKKKRD, from the exons ATCCTGTTAGTCCTGGTGGTGAGCTGCTGGCTGAGCTACTTAAAATACCCCTCGTGTACAGTCTTCGTGGCTTTTTTGGCTACATGTTGCAAAAGCATGGTGGACGACTCTTACTGCCTCCTTCCTATGTACCTGTTATGATGTCTGGTCTAGGCAGTCAAATGACATTCATGGAGAGGGTACAAAATCTGCTCTGCGTGCTTTACTTTGACTTTTGGTTCCCAAAATTTAACGAGAAGCGATGGAATCGATTTTACAGTGAAGTACTGG GAAGACCTGTTACGTTCTTGGAGCTAATGGGGAAAGCTGACATGTGGCTCATTCGAAGCTACTGGGACTTGGAGTTTCCTCGGCCACTTTTACCAAACTTTGATTTCATCGGAGGGCTCCACTGCAAACCTGCCAAACCTCTGCCTCAG gagatggaagactttgtGCAGAGCTCTGGAGAAGAGGGAGTGGTGGTGTTTTCCCTGGGGTCCATGATCAGTAACCTGACTGAAGAAAGGGCCAATGTGATTGCATCAGCTCTTGCCCAGCTGCCACAAAAG GTTCTTTGGCGATTTGAAGGCAAGAAACCAGACATGTTAGGATCCAACACTCGGCTCTATAAGTGGATCCCCCAGAATGACCTTCTTG GTCATCCAAAAACCAAGGCTTTTATAACTCATGGTGGAGCCAATGGTGTCTTCGAGGCAATTTACCATGGCATTCCCATGGTGGGCCTTCCTTTGTTTGGAGATCAACTTGATAACATTGTCTACATGAAGGCCAAGGGAGCAGCTGTTAAGTTGAACTTGAAAACAATGTCCAGTGCAGATTTGCTCAATGCCTTGAAGACAGTCATTAATGACCCTTC CTATAAGGAGAACGCCATGACGTTATCAAGAATTCACCACGATCAGCCCATGAAGCCGCTGGACCGAGCAGTCTTCTGGATCGAGTACGTCATGCGCCACAAAGGAGCCAAACATCTCCGGGTTGCAGCCCATGACCTCACCTGGTACCAGTACCACTCTCTGgatgtgattgggttcctgctggccTGTGTGGCAATCACTACTTACCTTATCGTGAAATGTTGCCTTCTTGTTTATCGATATGTTCTTGgggcaggaaagaagaaaaagagggatTAG
- the LOC138843393 gene encoding UDP-glucuronosyltransferase 2B13-like isoform X1 has protein sequence MSVKCISILLLLLQLSCCFSSGSCGKVLVWPMEFSHWMNMKTILDALVQQGHEVTVLRSSASIVIGSNNESGIKFETFHTSYSKDDIENFFMDWFYKMIYNVSIDSYWETFSLTKMVVLKYSDICEDICKEVILNKKLMTKLQESRFDVVLADPVSPGGELLAELLKIPLVYSLRGFFGYMLQKHGGRLLLPPSYVPVMMSGLGSQMTFMERVQNLLCVLYFDFWFPKFNEKRWNRFYSEVLGRPVTFLELMGKADMWLIRSYWDLEFPRPLLPNFDFIGGLHCKPAKPLPQEMEDFVQSSGEEGVVVFSLGSMISNLTEERANVIASALAQLPQKVLWRFEGKKPDMLGSNTRLYKWIPQNDLLGHPKTKAFITHGGANGVFEAIYHGIPMVGLPLFGDQLDNIVYMKAKGAAVKLNLKTMSSADLLNALKTVINDPSYKENAMTLSRIHHDQPMKPLDRAVFWIEYVMRHKGAKHLRVAAHDLTWYQYHSLDVIGFLLACVAITTYLIVKCCLLVYRYVLGAGKKKKRD, from the exons ATGTCTGTGAAATGCATTTCAATTCTACTGCTGCTGCTACAGCTGAGCTGCTGCTTCAGCTCTGGGAGTTGTGGGAAGGTGCTGGTGTGGCCTATGGAATTCAGTCACTGGATGAATATGAAGACAATCCTAGATGCACTTGTCCAGCAAGGCCATGAAGTCACTGTCCTGAGATCTTCAGCTTCTATTGTAATTGGTTCAAACAATGAATCGGGAATTAAATTTGAAACTTTCCATACATCCTACAGTAAAGATGATATCGAGAATTTTTTCATGGATTGGTTctataaaatgatatataatgTGTCAATAGATAGTTACTGGGAAACATTTTCATTAACGAAAAtggttgttttaaaatattctgacaTTTGTGAAGACATTTGTAAAGAAGTCATTTTGAACAAGAAACTCATGACAAAGCTGCAGGAATCAAGATTTGATGTTGTTCTTGCAGATCCTGTTAGTCCTGGTGGTGAGCTGCTGGCTGAGCTACTTAAAATACCCCTCGTGTACAGTCTTCGTGGCTTTTTTGGCTACATGTTGCAAAAGCATGGTGGACGACTCTTACTGCCTCCTTCCTATGTACCTGTTATGATGTCTGGTCTAGGCAGTCAAATGACATTCATGGAGAGGGTACAAAATCTGCTCTGCGTGCTTTACTTTGACTTTTGGTTCCCAAAATTTAACGAGAAGCGATGGAATCGATTTTACAGTGAAGTACTGG GAAGACCTGTTACGTTCTTGGAGCTAATGGGGAAAGCTGACATGTGGCTCATTCGAAGCTACTGGGACTTGGAGTTTCCTCGGCCACTTTTACCAAACTTTGATTTCATCGGAGGGCTCCACTGCAAACCTGCCAAACCTCTGCCTCAG gagatggaagactttgtGCAGAGCTCTGGAGAAGAGGGAGTGGTGGTGTTTTCCCTGGGGTCCATGATCAGTAACCTGACTGAAGAAAGGGCCAATGTGATTGCATCAGCTCTTGCCCAGCTGCCACAAAAG GTTCTTTGGCGATTTGAAGGCAAGAAACCAGACATGTTAGGATCCAACACTCGGCTCTATAAGTGGATCCCCCAGAATGACCTTCTTG GTCATCCAAAAACCAAGGCTTTTATAACTCATGGTGGAGCCAATGGTGTCTTCGAGGCAATTTACCATGGCATTCCCATGGTGGGCCTTCCTTTGTTTGGAGATCAACTTGATAACATTGTCTACATGAAGGCCAAGGGAGCAGCTGTTAAGTTGAACTTGAAAACAATGTCCAGTGCAGATTTGCTCAATGCCTTGAAGACAGTCATTAATGACCCTTC CTATAAGGAGAACGCCATGACGTTATCAAGAATTCACCACGATCAGCCCATGAAGCCGCTGGACCGAGCAGTCTTCTGGATCGAGTACGTCATGCGCCACAAAGGAGCCAAACATCTCCGGGTTGCAGCCCATGACCTCACCTGGTACCAGTACCACTCTCTGgatgtgattgggttcctgctggccTGTGTGGCAATCACTACTTACCTTATCGTGAAATGTTGCCTTCTTGTTTATCGATATGTTCTTGgggcaggaaagaagaaaaagagggatTAG
- the LOC138843393 gene encoding UDP-glucuronosyltransferase 2B13-like isoform X3: MLQKHGGRLLLPPSYVPVMMSGLGSQMTFMERVQNLLCVLYFDFWFPKFNEKRWNRFYSEVLGRPVTFLELMGKADMWLIRSYWDLEFPRPLLPNFDFIGGLHCKPAKPLPQEMEDFVQSSGEEGVVVFSLGSMISNLTEERANVIASALAQLPQKVLWRFEGKKPDMLGSNTRLYKWIPQNDLLGHPKTKAFITHGGANGVFEAIYHGIPMVGLPLFGDQLDNIVYMKAKGAAVKLNLKTMSSADLLNALKTVINDPSYKENAMTLSRIHHDQPMKPLDRAVFWIEYVMRHKGAKHLRVAAHDLTWYQYHSLDVIGFLLACVAITTYLIVKCCLLVYRYVLGAGKKKKRD; the protein is encoded by the exons ATGTTGCAAAAGCATGGTGGACGACTCTTACTGCCTCCTTCCTATGTACCTGTTATGATGTCTGGTCTAGGCAGTCAAATGACATTCATGGAGAGGGTACAAAATCTGCTCTGCGTGCTTTACTTTGACTTTTGGTTCCCAAAATTTAACGAGAAGCGATGGAATCGATTTTACAGTGAAGTACTGG GAAGACCTGTTACGTTCTTGGAGCTAATGGGGAAAGCTGACATGTGGCTCATTCGAAGCTACTGGGACTTGGAGTTTCCTCGGCCACTTTTACCAAACTTTGATTTCATCGGAGGGCTCCACTGCAAACCTGCCAAACCTCTGCCTCAG gagatggaagactttgtGCAGAGCTCTGGAGAAGAGGGAGTGGTGGTGTTTTCCCTGGGGTCCATGATCAGTAACCTGACTGAAGAAAGGGCCAATGTGATTGCATCAGCTCTTGCCCAGCTGCCACAAAAG GTTCTTTGGCGATTTGAAGGCAAGAAACCAGACATGTTAGGATCCAACACTCGGCTCTATAAGTGGATCCCCCAGAATGACCTTCTTG GTCATCCAAAAACCAAGGCTTTTATAACTCATGGTGGAGCCAATGGTGTCTTCGAGGCAATTTACCATGGCATTCCCATGGTGGGCCTTCCTTTGTTTGGAGATCAACTTGATAACATTGTCTACATGAAGGCCAAGGGAGCAGCTGTTAAGTTGAACTTGAAAACAATGTCCAGTGCAGATTTGCTCAATGCCTTGAAGACAGTCATTAATGACCCTTC CTATAAGGAGAACGCCATGACGTTATCAAGAATTCACCACGATCAGCCCATGAAGCCGCTGGACCGAGCAGTCTTCTGGATCGAGTACGTCATGCGCCACAAAGGAGCCAAACATCTCCGGGTTGCAGCCCATGACCTCACCTGGTACCAGTACCACTCTCTGgatgtgattgggttcctgctggccTGTGTGGCAATCACTACTTACCTTATCGTGAAATGTTGCCTTCTTGTTTATCGATATGTTCTTGgggcaggaaagaagaaaaagagggatTAG